The Lathyrus oleraceus cultivar Zhongwan6 chromosome 5, CAAS_Psat_ZW6_1.0, whole genome shotgun sequence genome includes the window ttttgaatattggaaactatttaaaatgaattaaaaataaccagaaaatagaaaattcacaaaaaatattaaatgacatcataaaaaatattaaaaatcattttcagaaactagaattaaaaaatgaaataatgtaattggtcccatattttttggatttaaaatgaagaagatatgcatttttgaaataaaaggaaataaaagaaaataaaatgaaattcagaaattAAGAAAAAGCCTGGAGCGTCTGATCAtattcattaaatgatgtggctAATCAAGAGTCTATAAAGCGTGCGGTCACCAAAGGCCTTGGTCGAAAGAGAAACATAATgcatttaaaaaagtcataacattgcATGGCTGTGATTCAATCTAGAAACAACATTCAATGGTCTAGATGCAATCTGGCGTgggggacggtggtgtacaccaccgtcttctccggcgagcaagCCAGCTCCGGCAAGAGTTACATGTTTTAAAAACCTCACCAAAACGCACGATCCTCAaatcattggaaagctggggtgatgtacgTCACCCTTGTGCCATTGGTTtctactctagactctcatagaaggagaaatcttagatagaaattcatggtgttcaaactgaacttgatcaattcatgaaattgaatgcacagatcaattgcctctcacatgaggacttcagaggaaccaacaaacacaagaaatgagcaatatccagggagtttcgaatcaaaaagtttgaacaacaacctttgaagtgcaactttacaaggcacgatctcttccaattctttgatgcaatatgatcttgagatggcaaagtagctaggcttaggaattgaagctcaatgatcaaccaagaaagttgaaaattgaactgaaaaatagaagaagaaaattcaaaattcctttgagtgaaggGTAGGATTTCAATTCTACAGAGTGttaggcgccttaaggttggaaTTGAATGAAGCCAAGCATCTGTATTTATAGTGAAAGCTGATGCAAGCAATGgcaaactcgtgtgcatgtggaataagggcctccatgcatgggcctgtacaggcgcatgggaggaCCAAACTTGATGGCAAATGCAAGCTGAAGTGTAATTGGAGTGTTTTGGATGTGTACATGGCATTGCAATGGAGTGCGCACTAAGTTTTAACATTGTTTCCATAAATGAACataaatcttctcctcttcgaaaatgcactttgccaaattgaaacatagccatgtgggtaatggttggaaaggtattgacatgaggaacaaatgttatgttgaataaaaatccatttggagttgggaaatttatgaaaactattcatgaagttcaaggtgcaaaacatgtgtatgtgaattttgccaaaatggaccaacttcaagcccttatgtttcaatgatgcaagcctcaaatgacaaaaccttcaacataaaaggtgtatatattttcaagaaaataaatttggacttaaagtttgcatcatttggatttttgatgagaaagttatgggcacttaatgttggacttttttacatttcaatgactttggtccacagtgacctataatgttttgcattatcacatgtgtttattttaggattatgaaaatttttccaacataacaattgaattagacatcttaaagtttctaattcatttgatcccacctcaaaatcattaaaaatgagtgagttaggtccttgggaagttgacccaaaattagggtttcaatcaaaatgatctataatgttttgaaatgaataatgaccttacaagtttcaaatccattttttatgaacataaaagttgttcatatggtccttaagaacatattttatcttggggtcatcttcatttgacaaacacatcaaaagttaggtctcagtggatttcaaaatagtcagatgaattgactgataaacttctcaagtccaaacttcaaatcttgatgaatggatgattgaggacactcacatgagttcatatatgcataaaattatgaatgaaagagcttacctttattgtatttgatcatgggttgaggttgcttcatgagcaaggcacagtcaatgcacagttgaattagggtttccttgggaaacaatcctcaagccctttggtttatcttgatcaaattgacaaattgagatacttgggaggcatgtatgatgattgagagctttgtgaaccattttcatgcttgctttcaacttcatctggccattctttgagcataggggcctcctaggagccttgaatcacatgattgctcaagctacaaaactaacaaagttagtaacatatttttgtgcttttggttagtaaacaaaatgagaaaagcaataatatacaatgcaagcatgcttggtggtctctaaccaactcacacaagtcctaaccctagggttaaggagccaagatgctatgatccttgaggcaaatgcaatgtgcaatgatatgatgccatgagggatcttagggtcaaaattagggtcttacagttatGTTTGGTCGCTCAAGGAATGATAGTTGACGAATTGAGTTTTTGCAGTAAGAAACACCTTTTAGCATTTTCTGTTTATTGAAGTAACAATTCTCTTTCAATTTCATTATGCATTATTATGCCTTTTATATTTACCCTATTTTATTAGTTTTTGGCATAAACTCAAGGAAATTAATTTTCCTACGTGTGTAGAAAGTATTGGTTGAATGCTGAAGTTAACAATATTCAATGTGTGTAGCAAGTATGAGTTATATGTGTAGGTCACATTCTTTATATTATAGCTTGCAAAGTGTTATTAGGTTACATCACCATTTGAGAAATTAAGTGTAGTTTTTGTAGACTTTAGCATCCTTTTGAGTAGCTGTTTGGTGTTAATCCTGCATGCGTCTCAATACATGGCATGTGTGAGCTTTATGTTTGAATTATAGACAAAATCATTTTACAGAAAAGAGAAGAAAAGTTTAGAGGAATATGACCAATACTTCTAGGTGCCCAATTCCTTAGAGTCTTATTTCAGTATTTTGTCTATCATTGTCCTGGATTCTATGAAGTTGATTAGAAAAGAAGTGAAATATATTAGCATTCTACTTATCTATTGTTAGTTAAAATAATTTCACTGTTATCAAGAAGTGAAATGGTTTATATATGATCCATGTGATATTGTCCTTTGTTATATTCTATTAACAATATTTAATATTATTGTGctatttaaatttttgttaagTATAATGAAATGCCTAATGCATTAAAAAAATTTATTAGGACGAATTATTTTTACTAGTATTTTAATTTTCTCTTGTTTATTATGGATTTGCCTTTATTGTTTGGCATGTGATTTTTTTCTTGAGgatatttatttttatttttcattgttcTTTGTCCCACACATCAATATTTATCATGTGATTAATATTATTGTTAGACTTTTTCAACAAAAAATCATGGCGTGGTTGAACCTTTCAATTTTACAACAAGTAGCATCCACCATGGGAAAATacactactacaaaatatacCTTTCTTAACACCATATTACCAAGGCCGTTTAAGCAACCGTTGTAATAACTTATCTTAACGCACCTgcaattttttatattttattaaaagaCATTTCTTCATGGTTCATAATAACAACTGTGGTTATAGATGAAAGGTTCCATGCTTCAAATCCCAGCACAAACCATTTTTTATCGTTACAAAAAGAGTTTGTCCATATCGTCttataaatatattaaaattaaaatatctATCACCCCGGTTAGTACCAGGAACCATTGTGGATAGTACTGACAGTTTATCACGGTTTTTCTTGCCAACGACGGTGATAAGTTTTACATATATATAAGCAAAGTTATCAAACTTCAGTCCTCTCACTCAAATTACAAAACCctaatctctctctctctctctcttccacATCCTGCGAAATCGTCTCTCTTCTTCTTCCATACAACTCGTCTTTCTTCTTCTTTGTACTAAAAGGTAATCAAATTAAACGTTATTTCTTCTTTATCTAAGTATTTAAACattgtttcttcttctttttctaaAAGATAAACATGTTATTCACAGAGACGGAGCTACATACACAACTATGTAGGTCTATGCCCCATTATaattaaaaatttaattataatatACTACTCATGTGGTAATAGTAATGATGGTGTATATTGCATTAAATACTTAGTTCATTTCAAATTTTAGTCCAAAATAGTCTCTACTatttttgattaaaaaaatttaatagTCTGGATATTATTATCTTATCTTTTTAATCCTATATTTTTAGAATTAAAGAAAAAATTAATAATCTATGAACTATCAATTGATTGGTGAGGATAAAATATGTTATataattataagtagaaaattAAGAAACCATTAATAATTTTAAAtcattaaaaaaatttaaaaaataaaataatatttctttataaataatatattatacTTTTCTCATAATAAATTTATAAATTTGCCCTCACTATTTAGAATTCCTGGCTCCATCCCTAGTTATTCATACGATTTCTTCCATTTAGGTTTCACATGATTTTTTCGTATTTTTTTATACTTGGATCTCTGTTTTTGAAATTCTCAATTCGTGTTACTGTTTCTATTATATTACTGTCTTAATGGTTTTAACAAGTTGGATCAATTGTCCCAACACCGTGTCCAACATCTGTCCTATGAGAAACAAAATTTCACATTTGATACTTTCTCTCtaagataatggaacctcatttcaTTGTGTTTTCTTCTTCCGTATCATATTGGGTTCTTGGACAAATTTATAGCAGAAATGTTATCAATCTTCATGATTACTGCTTCATGATTTTGACCTATAATCTCTTCGATCAAATTTACCATTCATGTTGCTTGAAATGCACAAAGAAAGGCAACTATGTAATCAGTCTCACATGATGACAGAGCTACAACTGGTTCTTTTCATGAGCTCtaagcaactggtgcaccacaTAGTATAAACACATTTTCTATCATCAGCATCACCATACCAACATGAGTCAGTGTATCCCACTAGCTTGCATTCCTTTTCTTTTTAACAATTTTTTTGAAGAAGTCATTCTTAACACCTagatttcatttttatttttctttattttgaccaatttctctagtaccccaaccccaagTATAAATGTTGCTAACTTACAAGAGCAACCCCAAATTTATTCTTTTGAATTCTATTAATTGATTGATGATTGTATATCATAAATCATGGATATGAGATATTAAGTCTTTACATTAGTTTAAATTTAATGAGTGTTTTGTACTTTTAGTTATTGACTTTCTTAAAATAATATAATATCTAAGAGGAACACCAAAATACTCTTGATTTATTTTTTCATAGTAGAAAAGTGGATATATAATTATAGTTATAAGATAACATTGTTTTATTCATTGCTCCCCGTGAGATATATCTCTTGATAGCATACATACATAGTATTTTGTCCACTCATTAAGAAACATTTCAAACTGAAGATAGACGATCTCTTGTTTCACGACTTCCTCTCTCCCTTTGTTGAGGTTGAGCATCTGCAAAGTGGGATTGTTTCTGATTCTCTAGTATCCTATCAACCTCTTGAGCTGATCCAGGGAATGCAAGCTCTTTCACTGGTCGCTGTATCTGACTAATCACATTATCCTCATCGCCTTCAAATTTTTAATCACCAAAATAATAAGCATATCTTAATATTTTCCCCTTGATTTAAATAGAAGTCGACTTTTAAAATACACACTTAAAATGAATAAATAGTGACAGAGACTGGGTGATAATATAATATACCTGCAAGAAAGTTCCTCTGATTGTTCTCAGCATTAATACCAAACCCAAGCAAATCAAGATTTGAGGAAGCTTTTACGGCAACTGGATGGCCTGCTGGAATCACAAAAACATCTCCTGAAGATAATTTAGCTTTGTAATTTTGCACTTGTTTATTTATCTCCTCTTCTCCTTGTTCCTCTTCCTCGTCATCTTCTTTTCTCTGCTCTTGTTGGTTTTCATTTCTTTGACCCACAAGTTCAAAATCTCCTTTTCCTTCGTTAACTGTTACTATTACTATGGCCCTTGAATTGTAGTGTGGCAACAATAGAGATCCCTAATATTTAATTTGAAAGAATAATTAAATAAATACATTAGATATATGTTATATAAATAAAACATGTTATTGAGTATGTAAAACTTGTTGTGTATGAGATGTCAAGTTAGTAACAAAAGTTTGACATTATAACTTCAAAGGACAAAAATCAAATCATTTAGAACAATTGTAATTTGATCAAGTGAAATCTCATTGTGTAATTTGGTGAATTTCCtatattataaaataattttatcaTACCTCCTTAATCTCTACAGAATTGACAAATATATCCAAGTCTTGAAGCTGTGGATTTTTCTCTGGGGTGATTTCAAAGAATTTTCCAAACTCGTTGGAATAGATAGGACCGCGACTTCTCAAGTTGAATGGTTCAGATTCAGAGGAAACACCTTTTTTGGAGGTAGACTTTGCATTTTTACTCAATTCCTCAATTTGTCCCCTTGATAATTTTACTATTACATTCTCTTCTTGACTTTGCTGCCTCTTATCCTTAAGGCTTCTTCTGTGTTGTGTCTCTTTCTCATGCTCTTCTAAAAGAACCTTTTCTATCTCTTCATAATCAGTCTATATTTTTTTACAGTACATACATTGACAAAGTGAGTATTAACATATACAATACCAAACTAATACAtacataaatgaaaaaaaaaattgtgtgTTATGCTTACATTGAAGGAAGCCTCTAGAATGTTCTTACTGAACCCAGATAAGTAGTTTTGTTGGTTTTGATTTCCAGACAATAAGAAAGACTGTTGAAAAGGacaaaaaaaataaagaaaatattaGGAAAATATTACAGAAAAATATGTACAGGCGCAATTTTTGTTGTGATGTTATGGTAGAGGCCCCTAAATTTGTTTGTACATTAGAATGCATACCATATTTGATATGAGAATAGATAAACATTGGTTATATTACCTGAAGTTGGCCAGGTCTATTTACGGGAATGGCGAGATCTAATACTCTAAGCTCCTCGTTGTCATCTCTGTTAACCAAATAAGCAATTGTGCCAGCAGGAAGTTTTATCGTATCTCCGCGCTCAAGGTTGAAGGAGTTTCTATCATCGGGTTTCAACACTGTGAGTATAGCTTTTCCTGGAAATTACAATGACATTAGATTTTATAACTGAATTTAATTTATCCTTACAAAACAAATATGTAAAGTAATAAGAGAAATGCTAATAATACTCTCTTTTCAACACTCTCTCAAACACACACTCTTTCATTTGTTGAAATATGTGTGACTCTTACCACTTTATGTGGGACCTATTTCCAAAGCGAGGGACCCACACATGTTTCAACCAATAAAAAAGTGAGTGTTTGAGAGTGTTGAAAAGAGAGTGTTACTAGCACTCCTCAAAATAATAAATACCGTTCTTTTTGAATGAACTATGAGTGATTAGTTTTAAATATTTAACTTGATAAATAATAAATTACCACTGAGTACAACAAGGATGTAATCGGCATCGGTGTGCTGTGGAAGAAATATTGTGTGAGGTTTGGACTTATATTCCAAAAGACGGTAGTTTTGTAGATTCTCGAAAATTTTAGAACGTTGGTCAAATTTCTGCAGAAGTCGAATGTGCCCATTTTCATTCTCAAAAAGAGTTTGAAACTTGTTAGACTTGAAGATAAAAGGATTTTGAGGATCAGACCTAGAAGAAACACACACCGATGCTAGGAAAGAAATTCCCATTAGCATCAAAAGTGGAAATGAAGCTTTCATTGTAGTAGCAGCCATGTTGATTGAAACTAATATCTCACTTTGGTCGCTCTGGATGAATAAAGTACAGTGAGATGAGTGTATTTATAGATATAAAAAATAAAACTATATAATTAACATGCACCAACAGTTGGCCATGTTGTGCCATGCATATGGACGTGTGTTAAAATGTACAAAATTGAAGTGGCAAAATGAAAAGAACATTACTTGGGTGGTGGAGTTTTGTTTGAATTTGATGAATTTGGACATTCTTATGGAAAAGGAGGATGCTTTATTATTGTCTTCGGCCATGTGTATATGAATTAATGAATTGACTAGAGAATTTTAACAAGTGTTGTATCCTACAACACAAGCTCCAGCTCTAAGACATGCAAATAACTCCATAAACTTGCACTTAGAAGTGCATAGGTTTGTACTTGTCATGTGAAAAATGTAATTCTACATATACGTCATTTAATTATCTATCTATTATTTATCCGTCTACTTGATATATACTATAATATACTTAATATATAAAAATGTAATTGTAGATATATGTCATTTAATTATTTATCTATTATTTATCCGTTTACTTTACATATACTATACTTTATTTAATatattaaaaaagaaaaaatataatatatattataatcTACTTTTATTACAATCctcaattaaaaaaaatatagtTACATAATTCTCCATCACAAAGATGATAAATTATTAAAACGGTTATATTTGTCATGTCCAAATATATCCGTATTCTCAGGGCATTATTAGTAAAGAGAAGATGGAGTAATAAGGATAAACATacaattattttttaataaaaacaTTTAAAACTAATATTAATTTAATATTAGTAATTATTATGTTTTATCACACCAAGATCGTTCTATCATTTATCTACACATGATAACTAATACTAATGACAATTTTATAATTGTTAAAATTGtgaattaaattttttaaatGTTATCTGTGTCCAATAACAAATGAGTTTGTAAAAGTGTTCctaaaaaaatttaaatgttTTTTAAGTCCAAGAACAGTTAAGAAATTAGACACGGTCAAAACCATGATACTCACTCCGTCCCAAAATAATTGTCATAGTTGATTATTTCACAaagtttaaaaaaatataataaatagaAGAGAGAGAATAGTATTTTTActacaaataaaaaaaattaaatgaatgAACATTAGCGATGaaatttgttatgaaaatattcTGTCACAAATAATCCCTCACAAACTCCCTAAAAATATGATAAAAGTAAATTTTGTGAAGAGCTTTGAGATGAATTTTATCTATCTTTAACATTTTCCTCACAAATTCCATCAAAAATGTGCAAGATGTCATTGTAATGAATTTTGTGAGGGAAATGTTTCCTCTctacattttttttatatataaaaattGAAGATAATATCTTTTAATGATATTGTAGCTTAAATgtttattaaaattaaaatagtagtcaaatattttaattaataataatatttaataaatataaaatataatttattttagGAATTGTCAacttttattaatattaattttgATATATATGTTCATAAATATAAATACTAATTCTAGTATTTATGTTTTTCAAATTGAAAGAAAACATTTTTTAAATGAAAGAAGCTATATATTTATGTCATAATTTTTTTTCTATAAAATgatttaaaatgattttttttgaaatttaatatttaaaaaacaaaaaatttgGATAAAATAATGTATACCTTTCTCCTGTTTTTCCTCTGCCGCTCACTCTTAAAATCTTGAAGTTAAATGTTCCCCGAAAATTTTGATAAAATTAATTTTTGCTCTCTCACTCACTTGCTAACCCTAATTCCTAGTTCTATGCGGTATATCCCTTTTCTTCCCTCTTTTTTCTTTCTATTTCGATCCATCTCTATTGTTGCCACCCATAGCCGCTCGCGAAAACAAGCTCAATCGTTGCTACATTAACAAATTGCTTCTTCAATTTCTTCTACTACTTCAACTACATGGGAAGTAGTTAACTTTCTCATAAAGCCCTAACAATATTCACACAGTTTGATTTTGGAATAGTTCAAGGGATCTAGTGGGAAGCAGTTAACAATTTCAAGCATTTGTAACTCATTCTTCGTACATGTTACAGATCTGGGAATTTCACATGTTTCTTCAATTTCGGCTACTTATAACTACTGTTTGTTTGAATTTGTTAAACTGCTAGGAATTAGTTTCAAATTTATACTGATTATACTGAAATCCAGTTGTTTACTGAGTCTAGCTTTTATATTAAAATAAGGATTTAATTGTTAATTATATGCTCTAGTTGTATAATATTCTGGATGAAACTATAAATTATGTTGAAATGCTTCTTTTTGCAAAATATTAGAATTCTAGAACGGTTACTTTCGGTGAATATGAAGCTAGGTTGACGACTCATGTTGATTTGGTTAAATACTTTGAAATCacttttaattattttttatgcTTTTTTTTTTGTCTTTCGAGCCAAACATGGTGTTGGATTCGCTAAagacactacgccaaaaactggaatagacagcgccccttagagggcgctttattacaaaagcgcactctaaagtgaagagaaaaaataaggagcgaacaactggaatagacagcgcactttagagggcgcttttgtaataaagcgccctctaaggtgaagcgaaaaaataaggaggagatagagggacaacaatacagggcgctttttagaaagcgccctctaaggttacccttagagggcgcttttaaaaaagcgctctataagtccatgtgcatttccagtttataaagcgcttttggaaagccttagagagcgcttttagaagccccctcttaggccccctttagagggcgctttggtaacaaagcgccctctaaagtgaagccaaaaaaaatggagggacaacaatagagggcgcttttgtgaaagcgccctctaaggttacccttagagggcgcttttgaaaaagcgctctctaagtccatgtacatttccagtttataaagcgcttctggaaagccttagagagcgctttcataagcgccctcttaggccccctttagagggcgcttttattccacaagcgccctctaatgtcccctttagtaaacattaaaattataacatactgcgcgttttgttatttcactatctgttattagcgttctttttcacgttagggttctgaggcgttttccttccacctctgttagatctacatgcgcgtttcctccttctaccaatcaaaggtacacgcttttcccaattactgttttatgttattgctttgttttagctttgcccaatttctgttttaccttattactgcgcgtttcctccttctacgtttgtttcgaccatgatagcggatgcactaggaaattgacggttggtttttagtgaccatgattgcggatgcaatgggttatacgacctatgaacatctgattttgtgtcaacaccagtatcattagaaacctaggtccaaatgtgtttgaactcttctgaaattgttttttatttattctaattagtaatggataatacatggatgtcttccaatcgattgtcgagagagtacgagaatggggtatcagaattcgt containing:
- the LOC127085422 gene encoding vicilin-like: MAATTMKASFPLLMLMGISFLASVCVSSRSDPQNPFIFKSNKFQTLFENENGHIRLLQKFDQRSKIFENLQNYRLLEYKSKPHTIFLPQHTDADYILVVLSGKAILTVLKPDDRNSFNLERGDTIKLPAGTIAYLVNRDDNEELRVLDLAIPVNRPGQLQSFLLSGNQNQQNYLSGFSKNILEASFNTDYEEIEKVLLEEHEKETQHRRSLKDKRQQSQEENVIVKLSRGQIEELSKNAKSTSKKGVSSESEPFNLRSRGPIYSNEFGKFFEITPEKNPQLQDLDIFVNSVEIKEGSLLLPHYNSRAIVIVTVNEGKGDFELVGQRNENQQEQRKEDDEEEEQGEEEINKQVQNYKAKLSSGDVFVIPAGHPVAVKASSNLDLLGFGINAENNQRNFLAGDEDNVISQIQRPVKELAFPGSAQEVDRILENQKQSHFADAQPQQRERGSRETRDRLSSV